One segment of Desulfosudis oleivorans Hxd3 DNA contains the following:
- the cysC gene encoding adenylyl-sulfate kinase: MTNHEKANIYWHQGQIRKADRERLSGHRGAVLWLTGLPASGKSTVAVALEKKLFDRGCRTYILDGDNIRHGLNRDLGFSPEDRTENIRRIGEVARLFCDCGVLTMVAFISPYQSDRQAAREAAEEPGTFIEVFVDCPLATCEQRDPKGMYRRARAGEIQGFTGISAPYEVPEKPEIYLDTGINDLSACVDTVIRYLEMNGFIPA; encoded by the coding sequence ATGACAAACCACGAAAAAGCCAATATTTACTGGCACCAGGGTCAGATTCGAAAGGCCGACCGGGAACGGTTGAGCGGTCATCGCGGCGCTGTCCTCTGGCTCACCGGGTTACCGGCTTCCGGCAAGTCGACGGTGGCCGTGGCACTGGAGAAAAAACTGTTTGACCGGGGGTGCCGCACCTACATTCTGGACGGTGACAACATACGCCACGGTCTCAACAGGGACCTGGGTTTTTCGCCGGAGGACCGGACGGAAAACATCCGCCGGATTGGAGAGGTGGCCCGCCTGTTCTGCGACTGTGGCGTCCTTACCATGGTGGCCTTTATCTCTCCGTACCAATCGGACCGTCAGGCGGCACGGGAGGCCGCAGAGGAACCCGGTACGTTCATAGAAGTGTTTGTCGATTGCCCCCTGGCCACCTGTGAACAACGGGATCCCAAGGGCATGTACCGGAGAGCCCGTGCTGGTGAGATACAGGGGTTTACGGGGATTTCCGCACCTTATGAGGTTCCTGAAAAACCTGAAATTTACTTGGATACCGGGATAAACGACCTGAGCGCCTGCGTGGACACGGTGATTCGATATCTTGAGATGAACGGGTTCATCCCGGCCTGA
- a CDS encoding response regulator, which translates to MHKPFILLVDDETSFIETMSKRLQKREFTVMTAASGQEALEVLRANRHLDVVVLDVKMPGMDGIETLQEIKKAFPLTEVIMLTGHATIESAIDGMKTGAFDYLMKPCDIDQLVAKVMEAGRKKQEHAQRMEQAQLEKLMSTKGI; encoded by the coding sequence ATGCACAAACCATTTATTCTGCTGGTAGACGACGAGACATCGTTTATCGAGACCATGAGCAAAAGACTTCAGAAGCGTGAGTTTACCGTTATGACCGCTGCCTCCGGACAGGAGGCCCTGGAGGTCTTGCGGGCCAACCGGCACCTGGATGTGGTGGTACTGGATGTAAAGATGCCGGGAATGGACGGCATTGAAACCCTGCAGGAAATCAAAAAGGCGTTCCCGCTGACCGAGGTGATCATGCTCACCGGGCATGCCACCATTGAATCGGCTATTGACGGCATGAAGACAGGGGCCTTTGATTATCTGATGAAGCCCTGCGATATCGATCAGCTGGTGGCAAAGGTGATGGAGGCGGGCCGGAAGAAACAGGAGCACGCCCAGCGCATGGAGCAGGCCCAGCTGGAAAAGCTCATGAGCACAAAGGGGATATAA
- a CDS encoding SLC13 family permease, with protein MSFFKSNIFKLCIALSMGVIVLVLPRPEGTRFKISGDPDQRVLQSVESAFTLVAEKSSKTAYVVEARNPGTPEATAGFLRAAVDGLAVAGVADAEAPAMTVDYVDGLSPKAKRFLAMLAVLVFLFIVEPVPLEITAICIGVFLVIAGVSDVKDAWAPYMHPVVLFIMCCLIFAISLDKAGITRRMGYFIIKRAGTSVTKFTFIIATGLGLASGVMHDAAACAIGIVTMIPMMKAAGIEPHSNTAKFMMISLPFACSAGGMSTLIGGGRCMVSAAFLKEYTGIEITFFEWIKYCLPAGIITVPIAVLIVYFVFRPNPKYKLPQLEKAIGPLTPLEIKTLVIIGLTFATWLTKGLHGIDYSITGMLGVSALVVAGILKWEDIHENLEWGTALFIFGGGISLGLAMGYSGAADYFANLFFPLVEGKGWFVLFAGVAVFGALVTNVMANVAAAALILPIVIPMALMEGVDPTVLALCLGTATSFALLLVIGCPPNAIAYSYRYFKSSDLTKVGLVATPILLAALILVAATWWKILGLV; from the coding sequence ATGTCGTTTTTCAAATCCAACATATTCAAGCTGTGTATTGCGCTGTCGATGGGCGTGATCGTCCTGGTTCTGCCCCGGCCCGAAGGGACCCGGTTTAAAATTTCCGGAGATCCGGATCAGCGGGTGTTGCAGTCAGTGGAGAGCGCTTTTACCCTTGTGGCGGAAAAGAGTTCCAAAACCGCTTATGTGGTGGAGGCCAGAAACCCCGGCACACCCGAGGCCACGGCCGGTTTTCTGAGAGCCGCTGTTGACGGCCTCGCCGTTGCCGGCGTGGCTGATGCCGAAGCCCCGGCCATGACCGTGGACTATGTGGACGGGCTGTCACCCAAGGCCAAGCGGTTTCTGGCCATGCTGGCGGTGCTGGTGTTTCTGTTTATCGTGGAGCCGGTGCCCCTGGAGATTACCGCCATCTGCATCGGCGTTTTTTTAGTGATCGCCGGGGTGTCGGATGTAAAGGACGCCTGGGCCCCCTACATGCACCCGGTGGTGCTGTTTATCATGTGCTGTCTGATTTTTGCCATTTCCCTGGACAAGGCCGGGATCACCCGGCGCATGGGATATTTTATCATCAAGCGGGCCGGCACCAGTGTGACCAAGTTTACCTTTATCATCGCCACGGGCCTGGGACTGGCCTCCGGGGTAATGCATGACGCCGCGGCCTGCGCCATCGGTATTGTCACCATGATTCCCATGATGAAGGCCGCCGGCATTGAACCCCATTCAAACACCGCCAAGTTCATGATGATCTCCCTTCCCTTTGCCTGTTCCGCGGGGGGCATGTCCACCCTGATCGGCGGGGGCCGCTGTATGGTGTCGGCCGCCTTTTTAAAGGAGTATACCGGTATTGAGATCACCTTTTTCGAGTGGATCAAGTACTGCCTGCCCGCCGGTATTATTACGGTCCCCATTGCCGTGTTGATCGTCTACTTCGTGTTCCGGCCCAACCCCAAGTACAAACTGCCTCAACTGGAAAAGGCAATCGGCCCCCTGACCCCGCTGGAAATCAAGACGCTGGTGATCATCGGACTGACTTTTGCCACCTGGTTGACCAAAGGCCTTCACGGCATCGACTACTCCATCACCGGCATGCTGGGAGTGTCGGCCCTGGTGGTGGCCGGCATTCTCAAGTGGGAGGACATTCACGAGAACCTGGAGTGGGGAACGGCTCTGTTTATTTTCGGCGGCGGCATCTCCCTGGGCCTTGCCATGGGCTATTCCGGAGCAGCCGACTATTTTGCCAACCTCTTCTTCCCTCTGGTGGAGGGAAAGGGCTGGTTTGTTCTGTTTGCCGGGGTGGCGGTGTTCGGGGCGCTGGTGACCAATGTCATGGCCAATGTGGCGGCCGCGGCCCTGATCCTGCCCATCGTGATCCCCATGGCTCTCATGGAGGGCGTGGATCCCACGGTGCTGGCACTCTGCCTGGGCACGGCCACCTCCTTTGCCCTGCTGCTGGTGATCGGGTGCCCGCCCAATGCCATTGCTTACAGCTATCGCTATTTCAAATCATCCGATCTGACAAAGGTGGGCCTGGTGGCCACGCCGATACTGCTGGCCGCCCTGATTCTGGTGGCGGCCACATGGTGGAAAATATTGGGCCTGGTGTAG
- a CDS encoding PEP/pyruvate-binding domain-containing protein, whose translation MKRLIDFVKSFFHKPPPVDTEDVEGLRIAFKERYHHFKLLLNANNTALETMTAIEQALAGRQPFGMSFIRSNCIAITVSLMRLLKHLEQLSGGKYNQLYGRFDEIWNRISGLLDQKKETVDDRLIIPLSAVDRTMGDLVGGKMANLGELRNRVGLKVPAGFVITARAYHRFIEHNDLQSEIDSRFIAADITDMEELYTLSAGIRDLILQARVPEDLEQQIMAACRTLEQEMGGPVSMALRSSAMGEDSAANSFAGQYRSELNVPAADLLKKYKEIVASKYGVTAITYRLNRGVRDESIAMSAGCLAMVDARCGGVMYTRNPLDTGDDSIFINSAWGLPKAVVDGGVDCDLFVVGRTSPMEISFRDIKEKASQFLCFADNGVCQFEITGENSGLPSISDAEALALSELALRMEDYYSAPQDIEWAISREGTIYMLQCRPLQQMDTLKIDYPEALIQKTQENLLTSGGTLICPGVAAGRVFIVHNPDDMIHFPQGGILVTRQALPVWASLLNRAAAVLTEHGTFAGHLANVSREFKVPAIFGLHGITTLLNNGDEVTVDTGRSSVYRGIIDLPKPVETAGTSIIEGSPVYQLLQEVSRHILPLNLLDPYSPDFKPENCTTFHDITRFSHEKSVQEMFNFGRDHNFSERSSKQLYYKVPMQWWILNLDDGVREGAGQGKYIHLEEIASIPMLALWEGIVAVPWDGPPPIDNRGLASVMFRSTTNRDLASYSRSAYTERNYFMISKNFCSLSSRLGYHFSIVEALVSERTTENYISFRFKGGAADSQRRIRRIRFIADILTQHAFRVELNRDNLVARVEGFELPYMLERIRILGYLLLHTRQLDMIMSNESAIAYYRQKIDRDINSTVLAGSTG comes from the coding sequence ATGAAGCGACTGATCGACTTTGTAAAGTCCTTTTTTCACAAGCCGCCTCCGGTCGACACAGAGGATGTGGAGGGGCTTCGTATCGCCTTTAAGGAGCGGTACCACCATTTCAAGCTGCTGCTCAACGCCAACAATACCGCCCTTGAAACCATGACCGCCATTGAGCAGGCCCTTGCCGGCCGGCAGCCCTTCGGCATGTCCTTTATCCGGAGCAACTGCATTGCCATCACCGTGAGCCTGATGCGCCTGCTCAAACACCTGGAGCAGCTTTCCGGCGGTAAATACAACCAGCTCTATGGCCGGTTCGACGAGATATGGAACCGCATCAGCGGCCTGCTTGACCAGAAGAAGGAGACCGTTGACGACCGGCTCATCATTCCCCTTTCCGCCGTGGACCGTACCATGGGCGACCTGGTGGGCGGCAAGATGGCCAACCTGGGAGAATTGCGGAACCGGGTGGGACTGAAGGTTCCCGCCGGGTTCGTGATCACGGCCCGGGCCTATCATCGTTTCATCGAACACAACGACCTTCAGTCCGAGATCGACAGCCGTTTTATCGCCGCCGACATCACCGACATGGAGGAGCTCTATACGCTCAGCGCCGGCATTCGGGACCTTATCCTTCAGGCCCGTGTTCCTGAAGACCTGGAACAGCAGATCATGGCGGCCTGCCGTACCCTGGAGCAGGAGATGGGCGGGCCTGTTTCCATGGCGCTGAGAAGCAGCGCCATGGGCGAGGATTCCGCCGCCAACTCCTTTGCCGGTCAGTACCGTTCCGAACTCAATGTCCCCGCGGCTGACCTGTTGAAAAAATACAAGGAGATCGTGGCCAGCAAGTACGGGGTCACCGCCATCACCTATCGCCTGAACCGGGGTGTCCGGGATGAATCCATTGCCATGAGCGCGGGCTGCCTTGCCATGGTGGACGCCCGTTGCGGCGGCGTGATGTATACCCGGAACCCCCTGGATACCGGCGATGATTCGATCTTTATCAACTCCGCGTGGGGTCTGCCCAAGGCGGTGGTGGACGGCGGCGTGGATTGCGACCTTTTCGTGGTGGGCCGGACATCGCCCATGGAGATCTCTTTTCGTGACATCAAGGAAAAGGCAAGCCAGTTCCTCTGTTTTGCCGATAACGGTGTCTGCCAGTTTGAAATCACAGGGGAAAACAGCGGGCTGCCCTCCATCAGCGACGCGGAAGCCCTGGCTCTGTCGGAACTGGCCCTGCGCATGGAAGACTACTATAGCGCCCCCCAGGACATTGAGTGGGCCATTTCCCGGGAAGGGACCATCTACATGCTTCAGTGCCGGCCCCTTCAGCAGATGGATACCCTGAAGATAGACTACCCTGAGGCCCTTATCCAGAAGACTCAGGAGAACCTGCTGACATCCGGCGGCACCCTTATCTGCCCCGGGGTTGCCGCCGGCAGGGTGTTTATCGTCCATAATCCTGACGACATGATCCATTTTCCCCAGGGCGGGATACTGGTGACCCGGCAGGCGTTGCCGGTGTGGGCCTCGCTGCTCAACCGGGCCGCCGCCGTGCTCACCGAGCACGGCACCTTTGCCGGCCACCTGGCCAATGTCTCCCGTGAATTCAAGGTGCCGGCCATCTTCGGCCTGCACGGCATCACCACCCTGCTGAACAACGGGGACGAGGTGACGGTGGACACCGGCCGCTCCAGCGTGTACCGGGGTATCATTGATCTGCCGAAACCGGTGGAGACCGCCGGTACAAGCATCATTGAAGGCAGCCCGGTGTATCAGCTGCTGCAGGAGGTCAGCCGGCACATTCTGCCGCTGAATCTTCTGGACCCCTATTCGCCGGACTTCAAGCCTGAAAACTGCACAACCTTTCATGACATCACCCGTTTTTCTCACGAAAAATCGGTTCAGGAGATGTTTAATTTCGGCAGGGACCACAATTTTTCCGAGCGCTCCAGCAAGCAGCTCTACTACAAAGTTCCCATGCAGTGGTGGATACTGAACCTGGACGACGGAGTCCGGGAAGGGGCCGGCCAGGGAAAGTATATCCACCTGGAGGAGATCGCCTCCATTCCCATGCTGGCCCTGTGGGAAGGGATCGTGGCCGTGCCCTGGGACGGCCCCCCGCCCATCGATAACAGGGGGCTGGCCTCGGTGATGTTCCGTTCCACCACCAACCGGGACCTGGCCTCCTACAGCCGTTCCGCCTACACAGAGCGCAACTATTTTATGATTTCAAAGAATTTCTGCAGCCTCTCCTCCCGGCTGGGATACCATTTTTCCATAGTTGAAGCCCTGGTCAGCGAGCGAACCACTGAAAACTATATCAGTTTCCGGTTCAAGGGCGGGGCCGCGGACAGCCAGCGCCGGATTCGGCGAATCCGGTTTATCGCCGATATTCTTACTCAGCATGCTTTCCGGGTGGAGCTGAACCGGGACAACCTGGTGGCCCGGGTGGAGGGATTTGAACTGCCGTATATGCTGGAAAGGATCAGGATTCTGGGGTACCTGCTGCTGCATACCCGTCAGCTGGACATGATCATGTCCAATGAATCGGCCATTGCCTATTACCGGCAAAAGATCGACAGGGACATTAACAGCACGGTCCTGGCCGGTTCCACCGGATAG
- a CDS encoding sensor histidine kinase: MRNESEAEVEPTTDVARRETGVSARPAGKQSDAYYFQLTRRLILTVIVVSFTPMIMVIAILLHQFHASYHEKTYAHLNEVVLKHKQNIDTFLKEKLANIHELTITTPVMTLSDKMLLERELQNLKTAYGDVFVDLGVVDAAGRQATYAGPYQLDNAFYGNAAWFQKAISQFYYVSDVFMGLRGSPHFIITVRRYINDVPWVVRATIDFKAFNTLVENLRLGRTGFAFIINRNGEFQTRPPMGGLSEDIRYEEITSRLSRSHEKVLIFEQEDTSGSENIYAVAGLKDNNWLLVLRQEKQDAFAEFNRMAQIAGLIFALGGMGIIIMAVVLSRRMVRRIQKADSETQTLNQQVIETGKLASVGELAAGIAHEINNPVAIMVEEAGWIGDLLDEEEFSENANLEEMRRAITQIGTQGRRCKEITHKLLSFARKTDSTIKDVQLNELISEIVQLSGQMAKSSKITITTDLTPDLPYVTLSPSEMQQVMLNLINNAMDAMEKTGGAIHISTKMSKLEKDHIVIIVEDTGPGIPEANLPFIFNPFFTTKPVGKGTGLGLSICYGIVEKMGGKIDVTSKVGEGTRFRVWIPYQQPEPK; encoded by the coding sequence TTGCGCAATGAAAGTGAGGCGGAAGTGGAACCAACAACAGACGTTGCCAGACGGGAGACAGGCGTTTCGGCGAGACCTGCCGGTAAACAGTCCGATGCCTACTATTTTCAGTTGACCCGGCGACTGATACTGACGGTCATCGTGGTCTCCTTTACGCCCATGATCATGGTCATCGCCATTCTCCTGCACCAGTTTCACGCCTCCTATCATGAAAAGACCTACGCCCACCTAAACGAGGTGGTGCTGAAACACAAGCAGAACATCGACACCTTCCTGAAGGAAAAGCTGGCCAATATCCATGAATTGACCATCACCACCCCGGTGATGACCCTGTCGGACAAGATGCTGCTGGAGAGGGAGTTGCAGAACCTGAAGACCGCCTATGGCGATGTGTTTGTTGACCTGGGCGTGGTGGACGCGGCCGGCCGGCAGGCCACCTATGCCGGTCCCTACCAGCTGGATAATGCCTTTTACGGAAATGCCGCGTGGTTCCAGAAGGCGATCTCTCAATTTTACTACGTCAGTGACGTGTTCATGGGGCTTCGGGGAAGCCCCCATTTTATTATTACCGTGCGGCGATACATCAACGACGTTCCCTGGGTGGTCCGGGCCACCATTGATTTCAAGGCGTTTAACACCCTGGTGGAAAACCTGCGGCTGGGCCGTACCGGGTTTGCCTTTATCATCAACCGCAACGGCGAATTCCAGACCCGTCCCCCCATGGGCGGACTGTCGGAAGACATTCGCTATGAGGAGATAACCTCCCGGCTGTCGCGGTCTCATGAAAAGGTTTTGATATTTGAGCAAGAAGACACATCCGGGAGTGAAAATATTTACGCGGTGGCCGGCCTGAAGGACAACAACTGGCTTCTGGTGCTCAGGCAGGAAAAACAGGACGCTTTTGCCGAGTTCAACCGCATGGCACAGATCGCCGGACTGATTTTTGCCCTTGGCGGCATGGGCATCATCATCATGGCCGTGGTTCTGTCCCGGCGCATGGTGCGCCGGATTCAGAAGGCGGACAGTGAAACACAGACCTTAAACCAGCAGGTGATCGAAACCGGCAAGCTGGCCTCGGTGGGAGAACTGGCCGCCGGCATTGCCCATGAAATAAACAATCCCGTGGCCATCATGGTGGAGGAGGCGGGATGGATCGGGGACCTTCTGGACGAAGAAGAGTTTTCGGAAAACGCCAATCTAGAGGAGATGCGCCGGGCCATTACACAGATCGGCACCCAGGGCAGGCGCTGCAAGGAGATCACCCATAAATTGCTGAGTTTTGCCCGCAAAACCGACTCCACCATCAAGGATGTGCAGCTCAATGAGCTGATTTCCGAAATTGTTCAGCTCTCCGGCCAGATGGCCAAATCCAGCAAGATCACCATCACCACGGATCTGACCCCGGACCTGCCCTATGTGACCCTGTCACCGTCGGAAATGCAGCAGGTGATGCTCAACCTGATCAACAATGCCATGGACGCCATGGAAAAGACCGGGGGCGCGATTCATATCTCAACCAAGATGAGCAAACTGGAAAAAGACCATATTGTGATCATTGTGGAGGATACCGGCCCCGGCATTCCGGAGGCCAACCTGCCGTTTATTTTCAACCCCTTTTTTACCACCAAGCCGGTGGGCAAGGGGACCGGGCTGGGGCTTTCCATCTGCTACGGGATTGTTGAAAAGATGGGGGGTAAGATTGATGTGACCAGCAAGGTAGGGGAGGGGACCCGGTTCCGGGTGTGGATTCCCTACCAGCAGCCGGAACCGAAGTAG
- a CDS encoding hybrid sensor histidine kinase/response regulator yields MSDSSNTTVPVPESPFPRVLMVDDEADFLNAVSRRLEKRGIPPVLAGSGEDGLALLAETPMDVVVLDVKMPGMGGLEALRRIKDSWPDMEVILLTGNVSAADGVEGIKQGAFDYITKPIEIDHLAGKIRQAWDKRRRKQEQEEQRQFQEKMEQQMTAMDRLASLGTLSTGVAHEINNPLAMMREAAGYMRLVLEKEDMVQWPGKTGLAKGLEKIEKGIERIRRITHLLLGFVRPADHACARTDVKELVSESIELVTKEMQGKQIAVDRKMDDTEGVAWTDPYALRQVMINLLTNAVHAIQREGTITVSLSEAEGCLAIAVSDTGVGIPGENLNKIFEPFFSTKPSDKGTGLGLYVSRGIVERLDGRIGVKSAVGRGTTFTVEIPVCRRGDAVECVDENTCDEILTKIKEIGGDDEDTRKSAGG; encoded by the coding sequence ATGAGCGACAGTTCGAACACAACGGTGCCGGTGCCTGAGTCCCCGTTCCCGCGGGTCTTGATGGTGGACGATGAGGCCGATTTTTTAAACGCCGTTTCCCGGCGCCTGGAAAAGCGCGGTATTCCCCCCGTGCTGGCGGGTTCCGGCGAGGATGGGCTGGCCCTGCTCGCTGAAACACCCATGGACGTGGTGGTGCTGGACGTGAAGATGCCCGGCATGGGCGGCCTGGAGGCCTTGCGCCGCATTAAGGACTCCTGGCCGGATATGGAGGTGATCCTGCTCACCGGCAACGTGTCGGCCGCCGACGGGGTGGAGGGCATCAAACAGGGGGCCTTTGACTATATCACCAAGCCCATTGAGATTGATCACCTGGCCGGCAAGATTCGTCAGGCCTGGGATAAACGCCGTCGAAAGCAGGAGCAGGAGGAGCAGCGGCAGTTTCAGGAAAAGATGGAACAGCAGATGACCGCCATGGACCGCCTGGCCTCCCTCGGCACCCTTTCCACCGGCGTGGCCCACGAGATCAACAATCCCCTGGCCATGATGCGGGAAGCGGCCGGCTACATGCGGCTGGTGTTGGAAAAAGAGGATATGGTCCAATGGCCGGGCAAAACGGGCCTGGCCAAAGGGCTTGAAAAAATAGAAAAGGGAATCGAACGGATTCGGCGCATCACCCATCTGCTGCTGGGGTTTGTGCGGCCCGCCGATCATGCCTGCGCCCGCACCGATGTAAAGGAACTGGTCAGCGAGTCGATTGAGCTGGTGACAAAAGAGATGCAGGGCAAGCAGATTGCCGTTGACCGGAAGATGGACGATACCGAAGGTGTCGCATGGACCGATCCCTATGCCCTGCGCCAGGTGATGATCAATCTGCTGACCAACGCCGTTCATGCTATTCAGCGGGAAGGGACCATCACGGTCTCGCTTTCGGAGGCGGAAGGCTGCCTGGCAATAGCGGTGTCGGACACCGGGGTGGGCATTCCCGGTGAGAACCTGAACAAGATATTTGAGCCCTTTTTTTCCACCAAGCCTTCTGACAAAGGCACCGGGCTGGGCCTGTACGTGAGCCGGGGTATTGTGGAGCGGCTGGACGGCCGGATTGGGGTGAAAAGCGCCGTTGGCCGGGGCACCACCTTTACCGTTGAAATTCCCGTGTGCCGGCGCGGTGACGCGGTCGAATGCGTGGACGAAAATACGTGTGACGAGATTTTAACAAAAATAAAGGAGATTGGCGGTGATGATGAAGATACCCGCAAAAGTGCTGGTGGTTGA
- a CDS encoding response regulator, with the protein MEKKINLLFVDDEQQFLDSMKKQLEVRGFNVVAVDRGEKALEAARSCAVDVALVDLKMPGLDGEATLKALKDEHKWMEVVILTGHGSVDSAVGTMQSGAYSYLQKPCKLDQLMEVLQEAYKKKVMNKKQIEEKQMNEMLKLAQSSSPRDILKRLKEIDV; encoded by the coding sequence ATGGAAAAGAAGATCAATTTACTGTTTGTAGATGATGAACAGCAGTTTCTCGACTCCATGAAGAAGCAGCTTGAGGTCAGGGGGTTTAACGTGGTGGCCGTGGACCGGGGGGAAAAGGCCCTGGAGGCGGCCCGGTCCTGTGCCGTCGACGTGGCCCTGGTGGACCTGAAGATGCCGGGTCTGGACGGCGAAGCCACGCTCAAGGCGTTGAAGGACGAGCACAAATGGATGGAGGTGGTGATTCTCACCGGCCACGGTTCCGTTGATTCGGCGGTGGGCACCATGCAGAGCGGCGCTTACTCCTACCTTCAGAAACCCTGCAAGCTGGATCAGCTGATGGAAGTGCTCCAGGAGGCCTACAAGAAGAAGGTCATGAACAAAAAGCAGATCGAGGAAAAGCAGATGAACGAGATGCTCAAGCTGGCCCAGTCCTCTTCGCCCAGGGACATTTTAAAGCGTCTCAAGGAGATTGACGTGTAA
- a CDS encoding response regulator, whose amino-acid sequence MMKIPAKVLVVDDEKDFVEMFSLRLEASGEKVFTAFDGRAGLAVLAEQEDIDVVVLDIKMPGMDGIETLKEIKKHHPLVEVVLLTGHGTIETAVQGMKLGAFDYLLKPADFAEIDEKIQGARRRKDEQEERIRKAEQRAMLRRGGNI is encoded by the coding sequence ATGATGAAGATACCCGCAAAAGTGCTGGTGGTTGACGACGAAAAGGATTTTGTTGAAATGTTTTCCCTGCGGCTGGAGGCCTCCGGTGAAAAGGTGTTTACCGCCTTTGACGGCCGGGCCGGCCTTGCCGTTCTGGCCGAACAGGAGGACATCGACGTGGTGGTGCTGGACATCAAGATGCCGGGAATGGACGGCATTGAAACCTTAAAGGAGATAAAAAAGCACCATCCCCTGGTGGAGGTGGTGCTGCTCACCGGGCACGGCACCATTGAGACCGCTGTCCAGGGCATGAAGCTGGGGGCCTTTGATTACCTGCTCAAGCCCGCGGATTTTGCCGAGATCGACGAGAAGATCCAGGGGGCCCGCCGGCGCAAGGACGAGCAGGAGGAACGCATTCGAAAGGCTGAGCAGCGGGCCATGCTGCGACGCGGCGGCAATATCTGA
- a CDS encoding response regulator produces MTGEEMRRQSIHVLLVDDEVGYVNVLANRMTKRGLLVEKATSGAEAIQAVRRRDFDVAILDLKMEDMDGIEVLRILKQMDQRMEVIMLTGHGSQAAARDGIKYGAFDYLLKPCELEDLLDKINQAYRARLSRPPSAAALEKKQD; encoded by the coding sequence ATGACAGGGGAAGAGATGCGCCGGCAATCTATTCATGTGCTGCTTGTGGATGACGAGGTAGGGTATGTCAATGTGCTGGCCAACCGCATGACCAAGCGCGGCCTTTTGGTGGAAAAGGCCACCAGCGGGGCCGAGGCCATTCAGGCGGTGCGGCGCAGGGACTTTGACGTGGCCATTCTCGACCTCAAGATGGAAGACATGGACGGTATTGAGGTGCTGCGCATTCTCAAGCAGATGGATCAGCGGATGGAGGTGATCATGCTCACCGGCCACGGTTCCCAGGCTGCGGCCCGGGACGGCATCAAGTACGGGGCCTTTGACTACCTGCTCAAGCCCTGTGAGCTGGAAGACCTGCTTGACAAGATCAACCAGGCCTACCGGGCCCGGCTGTCCCGGCCCCCTTCTGCCGCTGCTTTGGAAAAGAAACAAGATTAA